One stretch of Pradoshia sp. D12 DNA includes these proteins:
- a CDS encoding ABC-F family ATP-binding cassette domain-containing protein produces the protein MILSVKDLSHGFGDRAIFNKVSFRLLKGEHIGLVGANGEGKSTFMNIVTGQLEPDEGKVEWSKKVRTGYLDQHAVLEKGMTIRDVLKTAFQYLFDMENEMNEIFAKMGEASPEELEVLLEESGVLQDVLTNNDFYVIDAKVEEIARGLGLDEIGLERDVQDLSGGQRTKVLLAKLLLEKPDILLLDEPTNYLDEQHIEWLKRYLQNYENAFILISHDIPFLNSVINLVYHMENQELTRYVGNYDDFMKVYEVKKQQLEAAYKRQQQEIAGLKDFVARNKARVSTRNMAMSRQKKLEKMDIIELAKEKPKPEFHFREARTSGKLIFETKDLVIGYNEPLSRPLNLRMERGQKIAFVGANGIGKTTLLRSILGEIKPISGQVELGEHLYMGYFEQEVKQTSNNTCIEEIWQEFPSYNQAEIRAALAKCGLTTKHIESKVEVLSGGEKAKVRLCKLINRENNLLVLDEPTNHLDVDAKEELKRALKAFKGSILLISHEPDFYQDIATDVWNCESWTTKVF, from the coding sequence ATGATATTATCCGTTAAAGATTTAAGCCATGGCTTTGGTGACCGAGCCATTTTTAACAAAGTTTCCTTCCGCTTATTAAAAGGCGAACATATTGGCCTTGTCGGAGCAAATGGGGAAGGAAAGTCTACATTTATGAATATTGTAACCGGACAGCTGGAGCCTGATGAGGGGAAAGTTGAATGGTCTAAGAAAGTTCGTACTGGTTACCTTGACCAGCATGCTGTTCTTGAAAAAGGTATGACCATACGCGATGTACTGAAAACAGCATTTCAGTATCTTTTTGATATGGAAAATGAAATGAACGAAATTTTTGCTAAGATGGGGGAAGCTTCTCCTGAGGAATTAGAAGTCTTACTTGAGGAATCAGGTGTACTGCAGGACGTCCTCACTAACAACGACTTTTATGTCATTGATGCAAAGGTTGAGGAAATAGCAAGAGGATTGGGCCTCGATGAAATTGGGCTTGAGCGCGATGTTCAGGACTTAAGCGGTGGCCAGCGTACAAAAGTCCTTCTCGCAAAATTATTACTTGAAAAACCCGATATATTACTTTTAGATGAGCCGACCAACTATCTTGACGAGCAGCATATCGAGTGGCTCAAACGTTATCTTCAAAATTATGAAAATGCCTTTATTTTAATTTCACATGATATTCCATTCTTAAACAGTGTTATCAATCTTGTTTATCATATGGAGAACCAGGAATTGACCCGTTATGTTGGAAATTATGATGATTTTATGAAAGTGTATGAGGTGAAAAAGCAACAGCTTGAAGCCGCCTATAAAAGACAGCAACAAGAGATTGCCGGCCTCAAGGATTTCGTTGCACGTAATAAAGCTCGTGTATCTACTCGAAACATGGCCATGTCCCGTCAGAAAAAGCTTGAAAAAATGGATATCATTGAACTGGCGAAAGAAAAACCGAAACCAGAATTCCATTTCCGCGAAGCACGTACATCCGGTAAACTTATATTCGAAACAAAGGATCTTGTCATTGGGTATAATGAGCCTCTATCCAGACCATTAAATTTACGTATGGAGCGTGGACAAAAAATTGCTTTCGTCGGTGCCAATGGGATTGGAAAAACTACCTTGCTCAGAAGTATTCTCGGTGAAATTAAACCAATCTCTGGCCAGGTTGAGCTTGGCGAACATTTGTATATGGGATATTTTGAACAAGAAGTAAAACAAACATCCAATAATACCTGTATCGAAGAAATTTGGCAGGAGTTCCCTTCCTATAATCAGGCAGAAATTCGTGCTGCTCTGGCGAAGTGCGGCCTTACTACCAAGCATATTGAAAGTAAAGTTGAAGTACTTAGCGGTGGAGAAAAAGCGAAGGTTCGTTTATGTAAACTAATCAATCGTGAAAACAATTTACTTGTTCTCGATGAACCAACCAACCACCTTGATGTGGATGCTAAAGAAGAATTAAAACGCGCATTAAAGGCCTTTAAGGGAAGTATTCTACTGATCAGCCATGAACCTGACTTCTATCAGGACATAGCTACAGATGTTTGGAACTGTGAATCTTGGACAACTAAAGTATTTTAA